One Oncorhynchus kisutch isolate 150728-3 unplaced genomic scaffold, Okis_V2 scaffold3992, whole genome shotgun sequence genomic window carries:
- the LOC109883574 gene encoding zinc finger protein 883-like isoform X1 gives MLPEVKRFSKVLPLTALSLLPHEKDNMNPLSSEKETLMDEIEKSLWNLTEDNLRYMCERCGMDGPEIKGMNHRLLRRKVMEEMWDNTESMKSEEQGMSWLVQLKEDIRRTQEEGSSALMSPSQSEDVDRNEEHNKGDRDWLPSNGLTAEPLHPSQCDDDAVDCDEDWNEEGGAGLLSNGLEAESAPESHSYDKPPPPLSPLPESPGHASTHRALLCGLKRVSVRLDDCRKTPGQSSHIIHKTTQTGEKPHSWSHAEQHKTLSGDRPGSHICDHCGKNFVTATNLKTHLLCLSGEKPYMCSECGKRFTQAGNLKRHQRTHTGEKPFVCPRCGKDYNDSGNLKKHMRSHAVKQHTGNPKVKPYLCSDCGKQFIGKQSLEYHREVFHTDHPHRCGQCKKSFITAARLESHIKTRHPPTDPLKNPHVCLECGRGFPVAASLKRHLRIHSEEKPYSCPQCGNSYSDRGNLKKHIRTHTEEKPYHCSVCGMKFRHTKTLQRHHQENHKGETLGPIHRHQDPLPCPHCGEVFSTKALLKDHVRTHPSRVHCSQCDKTFSNKGNLLVHQRKHTGERPYLCPQCGKSFSLAGSLKLHLRIHAGEKPYCCTYCDKRFTRKGHCNSHMRIHTGEKPYQCPDCGRRFADGNVLKNHRRTHTGEKPFQCRMCDKAFAQLTSLKKHQETHSHNHTVR, from the exons ATGCTCCCGGAGGTCAAAAG GTTCTCTAAAGTCCTGCCATTGACTGCATTGTCGTTGTTGCCGCACGAGAAGGACAATATGAATCCACTCAGTTCAGAGAAGGAAACATTGATGGATGAAATCGAAAAGAGTTTATGGAATTTAACTGAGGACAATTTACGCTACATGTGTGAACGTTGTGGAATGGATGGCCCTGAAATTAAAGGGATGAATCATCGCTTATTAAGGCGTAAAGTCATGGAGGAAATGTGGGACAATACGGAGTCAATGAAATCAGAGGAGCAGGGAATGTCTTGGTTAGTCCAACTGAAAGAGGACATCAGGAGGACACAGGAGGAGGGTAGCAGTGCACTCATGAGTCCCAGCCAATCGGAGGATGTAGACCGCAATGAAGAACACAACAAGGGGGACAGGGATTGGTTGCCGAGCAACGGACTGACAGCGGAACCCTTGCATCCCAGCCAATGTGATGATGATGCTGTCGACTGCGATGAAGATTGGAATGAAGAGGGAGGAGCTGGGTTGCTTAGCAATGGACTGGAGGCGGAGTCAGCTCCAGAGAGCCACAGTTAC GACAAGCCTccaccacccctctcccctctcccagagTCTCCAGGTCATGCCTCTACCCACAGGGCCTTATTGTGCGGTCTGAAGAGGGTGTCTGTACGGCTCGACGACTGCAGGAAGACACCGGGGCAGAGTAGCCATATAATACACAAGACAACACAGACGGGAGAGAAACCCCACAGCTGGTCTCATGCTGAACAACACAAAACCCTCTCAGGAGACAGGCCTGGCTCCCATATCTGTGATCACTGTGGGAAGAATTTTGTCACAGCTACCAATCTGAAAACACAtttactgtgtctgtctggagagaaaccttacatgTGCTCTGAATGCGGAAAGAGATTCACGCAGGCCGGCAATCTTAAGAGACACCAGAGAACTCATACTGGGGAGAAGCCGTTTGTTTGTCCTCGTTGTGGGAAAGACTACAATGATTCTGGAAACTTAAAGAAACACATGAGGTCCCATGCTGTTAAACAACACACAGGGAACCCCAAAGTGAAACCTTACCTCTGCTCTGATTGTGGGAAGCAATTCATTGGAAAACAAAGCCTTGAATATCACCGAGAGGTTTTTCACACAGATCACCCTCACCGCTGTGGTCAATGTAAGAAGAGCTTCATAACTGCAGCAAGATTGGAATCGCACATAAAAACAAGACACCCGCCAACTGATCCTCTGAAGAATCCACACGTGTGCTTAGAATGTGGAAGGGGATTCCCTGTGGCCGCTAGTCTTAAAAGACACCTGAGAATTCATTCTGAGGAGAAACCGTACTCCTGCCCTCAGTGTGGAAACAGTTACAGTGATCGTGGAAATTTAAAGAAACACATCAGAACTCACACAGAggagaaaccttaccactgctcgGTGTGCGGGATGAAGTTCCGTCATACAAAAACGTTACAACGGCATCACCAGGAGAACCACAAGGGGGAGACACTGGGTCCCATCCACAGACACCAAGACCCTCTTCCATGCCCCCACTGCGGGGAGGTGTTCTCTACCAAGGCTCTTCTAAAGGATCATGTACGGACCCACCCTAGCCGGGTCCACTGCTCCCAGTGCGACAAGACCTTTTCCAATAAAGGTAACTTACTTGTTcatcagaggaaacacactggAGAGAGGCCTTACCTTTGCcctcagtgtgggaagagtttctctcTGGCAGGGAGTTTAAAACTTCATCTCCGGATTCATGCGGGTGAGAAACCTTACTGCTGTACTTACTGTGACAAGAGATTCACAAGGAAGGGCCACTGCAATAGCCACATGCGAatccacactggagagaaaccgtacCAATGCCCTGACTGCGGCAGGAGGTTTGCTGACGGTAACGTCCTGAAAAACCACCGGCGTacccacacaggagagaaaccgttcCAGTGCCGCATGTGTGATAAAGCCTTCGCCCAGTTGACCAGTCTGAAGAAACATCAGGAGACACACAGCCATAATCACACTGTAAGATAA
- the LOC109883574 gene encoding gastrula zinc finger protein XlCGF26.1-like isoform X2 codes for MNPLSSEKETLMDEIEKSLWNLTEDNLRYMCERCGMDGPEIKGMNHRLLRRKVMEEMWDNTESMKSEEQGMSWLVQLKEDIRRTQEEGSSALMSPSQSEDVDRNEEHNKGDRDWLPSNGLTAEPLHPSQCDDDAVDCDEDWNEEGGAGLLSNGLEAESAPESHSYDKPPPPLSPLPESPGHASTHRALLCGLKRVSVRLDDCRKTPGQSSHIIHKTTQTGEKPHSWSHAEQHKTLSGDRPGSHICDHCGKNFVTATNLKTHLLCLSGEKPYMCSECGKRFTQAGNLKRHQRTHTGEKPFVCPRCGKDYNDSGNLKKHMRSHAVKQHTGNPKVKPYLCSDCGKQFIGKQSLEYHREVFHTDHPHRCGQCKKSFITAARLESHIKTRHPPTDPLKNPHVCLECGRGFPVAASLKRHLRIHSEEKPYSCPQCGNSYSDRGNLKKHIRTHTEEKPYHCSVCGMKFRHTKTLQRHHQENHKGETLGPIHRHQDPLPCPHCGEVFSTKALLKDHVRTHPSRVHCSQCDKTFSNKGNLLVHQRKHTGERPYLCPQCGKSFSLAGSLKLHLRIHAGEKPYCCTYCDKRFTRKGHCNSHMRIHTGEKPYQCPDCGRRFADGNVLKNHRRTHTGEKPFQCRMCDKAFAQLTSLKKHQETHSHNHTVR; via the exons ATGAATCCACTCAGTTCAGAGAAGGAAACATTGATGGATGAAATCGAAAAGAGTTTATGGAATTTAACTGAGGACAATTTACGCTACATGTGTGAACGTTGTGGAATGGATGGCCCTGAAATTAAAGGGATGAATCATCGCTTATTAAGGCGTAAAGTCATGGAGGAAATGTGGGACAATACGGAGTCAATGAAATCAGAGGAGCAGGGAATGTCTTGGTTAGTCCAACTGAAAGAGGACATCAGGAGGACACAGGAGGAGGGTAGCAGTGCACTCATGAGTCCCAGCCAATCGGAGGATGTAGACCGCAATGAAGAACACAACAAGGGGGACAGGGATTGGTTGCCGAGCAACGGACTGACAGCGGAACCCTTGCATCCCAGCCAATGTGATGATGATGCTGTCGACTGCGATGAAGATTGGAATGAAGAGGGAGGAGCTGGGTTGCTTAGCAATGGACTGGAGGCGGAGTCAGCTCCAGAGAGCCACAGTTAC GACAAGCCTccaccacccctctcccctctcccagagTCTCCAGGTCATGCCTCTACCCACAGGGCCTTATTGTGCGGTCTGAAGAGGGTGTCTGTACGGCTCGACGACTGCAGGAAGACACCGGGGCAGAGTAGCCATATAATACACAAGACAACACAGACGGGAGAGAAACCCCACAGCTGGTCTCATGCTGAACAACACAAAACCCTCTCAGGAGACAGGCCTGGCTCCCATATCTGTGATCACTGTGGGAAGAATTTTGTCACAGCTACCAATCTGAAAACACAtttactgtgtctgtctggagagaaaccttacatgTGCTCTGAATGCGGAAAGAGATTCACGCAGGCCGGCAATCTTAAGAGACACCAGAGAACTCATACTGGGGAGAAGCCGTTTGTTTGTCCTCGTTGTGGGAAAGACTACAATGATTCTGGAAACTTAAAGAAACACATGAGGTCCCATGCTGTTAAACAACACACAGGGAACCCCAAAGTGAAACCTTACCTCTGCTCTGATTGTGGGAAGCAATTCATTGGAAAACAAAGCCTTGAATATCACCGAGAGGTTTTTCACACAGATCACCCTCACCGCTGTGGTCAATGTAAGAAGAGCTTCATAACTGCAGCAAGATTGGAATCGCACATAAAAACAAGACACCCGCCAACTGATCCTCTGAAGAATCCACACGTGTGCTTAGAATGTGGAAGGGGATTCCCTGTGGCCGCTAGTCTTAAAAGACACCTGAGAATTCATTCTGAGGAGAAACCGTACTCCTGCCCTCAGTGTGGAAACAGTTACAGTGATCGTGGAAATTTAAAGAAACACATCAGAACTCACACAGAggagaaaccttaccactgctcgGTGTGCGGGATGAAGTTCCGTCATACAAAAACGTTACAACGGCATCACCAGGAGAACCACAAGGGGGAGACACTGGGTCCCATCCACAGACACCAAGACCCTCTTCCATGCCCCCACTGCGGGGAGGTGTTCTCTACCAAGGCTCTTCTAAAGGATCATGTACGGACCCACCCTAGCCGGGTCCACTGCTCCCAGTGCGACAAGACCTTTTCCAATAAAGGTAACTTACTTGTTcatcagaggaaacacactggAGAGAGGCCTTACCTTTGCcctcagtgtgggaagagtttctctcTGGCAGGGAGTTTAAAACTTCATCTCCGGATTCATGCGGGTGAGAAACCTTACTGCTGTACTTACTGTGACAAGAGATTCACAAGGAAGGGCCACTGCAATAGCCACATGCGAatccacactggagagaaaccgtacCAATGCCCTGACTGCGGCAGGAGGTTTGCTGACGGTAACGTCCTGAAAAACCACCGGCGTacccacacaggagagaaaccgttcCAGTGCCGCATGTGTGATAAAGCCTTCGCCCAGTTGACCAGTCTGAAGAAACATCAGGAGACACACAGCCATAATCACACTGTAAGATAA
- the LOC109883570 gene encoding zinc finger protein 135-like gives MSSEKETLMDEIEKSLWNLTEDNLRYLCERHGKDGSEIKGMNHRLLRRKVMEEMWDNTDSMKSEEQGMSWLVQLKEDIRRIQEEGSSALMSPSQSDDVDWNEEGGTRLPSNRLEAKSDLERHTPEQRESDVTTSQSESVFLKPHLCTKCGKGFHQAGCLKRHLRTHTGEKPFVCPRCGRAWSDSGNLKRHMRKTHPGEEMVVKRVDTQRSDPTESREEINVDSIKSEEQGTSRSLQLEEEDACGAPVSPSQAHADDVDCNVEDRDWLSSIGLKVEPMSPRQSDDDAADRKEEWNEVGGATLPSNGLESESARERHSCDKPLLPSSTLAESPSRASPGGTLLCGLKRVSVRLVDCRKTPGQSGLQMHKATQTGEKPHSWSNAEQHKTLSKDRPGSHICDHCGKNFTTATNLKRHFLYLSGEKPYMCSECGKRFTQAGSLKTHQRTHTGEKPYICPRCGKAWSDYGNLKRHMRRHTVKQYMVKPHHCSDCGKQFIVKSSLKHHRLVFHTDHPHRCGQCKKSFITAERLESHTKTQHPPRDPLKNPHVCSECGKGFHQAGCLKRHLRTHTGEKPFVCPRCGRAWSDSGNLKRHMRKTHPGEEMVVKRVDTQRSDPTESREEMNVDSIKSEEQGTSRSLQLKEDIRRILVDARGAPMSPNQADDYSEDGDEGGTWLPSNRPEAKSDLERHTPEQRETDVTTSQSESVFLKPHLCTKCGKGFKKAGCLKRHLRTHTGEKPFVCSCCGKAWSDSGNLKRHMRKTHPGEEMVVKRVDTQRSDPTGSREEMTVDSIKSEEQGTSRSLQLKEEDACGAPVSPSQAHADDVDCNVEDRDWLPSIGLKAEPMSPSQSDDDTADRKEEWNEEEGALRCGKAWSY, from the exons ATGAGTTCAGAGAAGGAAACGTTGATGGATGAAATCGAAAAGAGTTTATGGAATTTAACTGAGGACAATTTACGTTACCTGTGTGAACGTCATGGCAAAGATGGCTCTGAAATTAAAGGGATGAATCATCGCTTATTAAGGCGTAAAGTCATGGAGGAAATGTGGGACAATACGGATTCAATGAAATCAGAGGAGCAGGGAATGTCTTGGTTAGTCCAACTGAAAGAGGACATCAGGAGGATACAGGAGGAGGGTAGCAGTGCACTTATGAGTCCCAGCCAATCAGATGACGTAGACTGGAATGAAGAGGGAGGAACTAGGTTGCCTAGCAACAGACTGGAGGCTAAATCTGATCTAGAGAGGCACACACCAGAGCAGAGGGAGAGTGATGTGACTACTTCCCAGTCTGAAAGTGTTTTTCTCAAACCACACTTGTGCACTAAATGTGGAAAGGGATTCCATCAGGCCGGCTGTCTTAAGAGACACCTGAGAACTCATACGGGGGAGAAACCATTTGTTTGCCCTCGTTGTGGGAGGGCTTGGAGTGATTCTGGAAACTTAAAGAGACACATGAGAAAAACTCACCcaggagaggagatggttgtTAAGAGGGTCGACACTCAGAGGAGTGACCCTACAGAGAGTAGGGAGGAAATTAATGTGGATTCAATTAAATCGGAGGAGCAGGGAACGTCTCGGTCACTCCAGCTGGAAGAGGAGGATGCTTGCGGTGCGCCCGTGAGTCCCAGCCAGGCTCATGCTGATGATGTAGACTGCAATGTTGAGGACAGGGATTGGTTGTCTAGCATCGGACTGAAGGTGGAGCCCATGAGTCCCAGACAATCCGATGATGACGCTGCAGACCGCAAAGAAGAATGGAACGAAGTGGGAGGCGCTACGTTGCCTAGCAATGGACTGGAGTCGGAGTCAGCTCGAGAGCGCCACAGTTGC GACAAGCCTCTCTTGCCCTCCTCCACCCTCGCAGAGTCCCCGAGTCGTGCCTCTCCCGGTGGCACCTTATTGTGTGGTCTGAAGAGGGTGTCTGTGCGGCTTGTCGACTGCAGGAAGACACCGGGGCAGAGTGGCCTTCAAATGCACAAGGCAACACAGACGGGAGAGAAACCCCACAGCTGGTCTAATGCTGAACAACACAAAACCCTCTCAAAAGACAGGCCAGGCTCCCATATCTGTGATCACTGTGGGAAGAATTTTACCACAGCAACCAATCTGAAAAGACACTTCCTGTATTTGTCTGGAGAGAAACCATACATGTGCTCTGAATGCGGAAAGAGATTCACGCAGGCCGGCAGTCTTAAGACACACCAGAGAactcatactggggagaaaccgTACATTTGCCCTCGTTGTGGGAAGGCTTGGAGTGATTATGGAAACTTAAAGAGACACATGAGAAGGCATACTGTTAAACAATACATGGTGAAACCTCACCACTGCTCGGATTGTGGGAAACAGTTCATTGTCAAATCAAGCCTTAAACATCACCGGCTAGTTTTTCACACAGATCACCCTCACCGCTGTGGTCAATGTAAGAAGAGTTTCATAACTGCAGAAAGACTGGaatcacacacaaaaacacaacaccCGCCAAGGGATCCTCTGAAGAACCCACACGTGTGCTCTGAATGTGGAAAGGGATTCCATCAGGCCGGCTGTCTTAAGAGACACCTGAGAACTCATACGGGGGAGAAACCGTTTGTTTGCCCTCGTTGTGGGAGGGCTTGGAGTGATTCTGGAAACTTAAAGAGACACATGAGGAAAACTCACCcaggagaggagatggttgtTAAGAGGGTCGACACTCAGAGGAGTGACCCTACAGAGAGTAGGGAGGAAATGAATGTGGATTCAATTAAATCGGAGGAGCAGGGAACGTCTCGGTCACTCCAGCTGAAAGAGGACATCAGAAGGATACTGGTGGATGCCAGAGGTGCACCAATGAGTCCCAACCAAGCCGATGATTATTCTGAAGACGGTGACGAGGGAGGAACTTGGTTGCCTAGCAACAGACCGGAGGCGAAATCTGATCTAGAGAGGCACACGCCAGAGCAGAGGGAGACTGATGTGACTACTTCCCAGTCAGAAAGTGTTTTTCTCAAACCACACTTGTGCACTAAATGCGGTAAGGGATTCAAAAAAGCAGGCTGTCTTAAGAGACACCTGAGGACTCATACGGGGGAGAAACCATTTGTTTGCTCTTGTTGTGGGAAGGCTTGGAGTGATTCTGGAAACTTAAAAAGACACATGAGAAAAACTCACCcaggagaggagatggttgtTAAGAGGGTTGACACTCAGAGGAGTGACCCTACAGGAAGTAGGGAGGAAATGACTGTAGATTCAATTAAATCGGAGGAGCAGGGAACATCTCGGTCACTCCAGCTGAAAGAGGAGGATGCTTGCGGTGCGCCCGTGAGTCCCAGCCAGGCTCATGCTGATGATGTAGACTGCAACGTTGAGGACAGGGACTGGTTGCCTAGCATCGGACTAAAGGCAGAGCCCATGAGTCCTAGCCAATCCGATGATGACACTGCAGACCGCAAAGAAGAATGGAACGAAGAGGAAGGTGCCCTTCGTTGTGGGAAGGCTTGGAGTTATTAA